CACTCATCCGACGTCAGCGTCAGCCGAAGGCGAGGGAAAGGGGCGGGGGAGCGCAGGAACCGGCCCTTCCTGCGGCGGCCGCCACCAGCCGGAATAGCAGTCGGCGGAGCCCGTGCGCGCCGCAGCGCAGCGCAGCGGCCGGGGGGGTGCGGGCGCCCTTGCCGCCCGGATACCTACCGCTGCCTGGGCGTCCCCACTGCCTCCCTTCCCCGCTTCTCCCCTCCCGCAGACGCCGGCCGGGGCGACCCCTCCCAGGGTAACCAGGGGGAGGTGAGTGGCGTTGACCTCACCTTG
The nucleotide sequence above comes from Macaca nemestrina isolate mMacNem1 chromosome 4, mMacNem.hap1, whole genome shotgun sequence. Encoded proteins:
- the LOC139362807 gene encoding actin nucleation-promoting factor WASL-like gives rise to the protein MRFPHRDPGPEEATRLSRAARGGQRRQLLPGVPDRPGCRASPAASCSPPGAPPPRPRRAGTSEPRPPGASRPRSERPCGSLIRRQRQPKARERGGGAQEPALPAAAATSRNSSRRSPCAPQRSAAAGGVRAPLPPGYLPLPGRPHCLPSPLLPSRRRRPGRPLPGCSTWP